The genomic window AGGGGCCCGACGGACTCAGGTACCGCTCCTCGATCCCCTACGCCTTCGGTGATGTCGTCCCTGCCGGCAAATGGACCTTCAACACCTCCGGACTCGTCCGCTACCGGTGACGCTTCACTGAGCGCTTCACGCAACTCGGTGGCGTCTGGAGTGGGGGTGAGGCAGGCTCACGCGCATGGTTTCGATATTGCAGAACGTAGCGGTTGACTGTGCGGATGCCTACGAGCTGGCCCGGTTCTGGAGCAGGGTGACCGGCCGTCCGCTGCATCCGGAGGACAAGCCAGGTGACCTGGAGACTCAGGTACTGCTGGCGGAGGGCCCAGTTCTCCACTTCAACCAGGTGCCCGAGTCCCGTCCGGCCACGGTCACCGATGCACGCACGGCACCGCGCCCGCACCCCTTGGCCGGGGCTGCTGTGGATCAGATCGGCAGATCCCAGCCGGGCCCGTCCTCGGTACCAAGCCACACCCGCTGACCGGCGGCCGAGACCGTAATGCCGAATTCCTCCTGGTGGGGTTCGCCAGCGTCCTGCCAACGCTGCACCGCCCGCTCGACCCGATCCCACAAGCGCACGGGCCCGCGCTGCACGACGCTCCACCCCCCGTTGGCGTCGGGCACCGTCCGGGCCTGCGAACCGGTGGACACGTCCCAGAGGATCTGTTCCGCTCCTGTCCCCATGCGCTCAGCCGAGGGTGCCGCGAGCTGTGCGACCCAACCGCCGGTCCAGTTGTCGAGCTTCGCGGGATCGATCTGGCTCGGGCGCTCGTCTCCGGGCAGCAGGGCCAGTGTCGGGCGGGGCGGTCGGTCGTGGGGTCGGGCGATCATGAAGCTGGTGTACCCGGGCAGGAACCTGCCCCTGGCCTGTCCGGGGCCGGTGACATCGAGCAGCGCGAGGGCGTTGGCATAGCTCCACCCGGACAGGGTGACCAGGATCTTTCCGCCCGGCCTGACCTGGTGCAGCCACGGGAGCGGGATGTACCGGACCGAACAGGTGGCGATGAGCCGGTCATACTGTCCGCCGTCCGGGTCGCCGCGCAGCCCGTCACCGATGATCAGCCGGGGCGCGAAACCGGCCACCTTGAGCGCCGCAGCCGCAGCCCCGCCCACCACCGGGTCGTACTCGATGCTGGTGAGGTTGGCGTCCCCGAGACGATGCGCGCCGAGGGCAGTCGAGTAGCCCGTGCCCGTGCCGATCTCCAACACCCGGTATCCGACCTCGGCGCCGAGCTGGTGCCACATGCGCAACACCAGCGACGGCAGGGTGGACGACGACGAGGGGGAGCCGGGCACGGTCCCCTCGGTCACGTCGTCGGGCCTGATCCGGCCGTCGAGTTGAGTGATCAGCGTTTCGTCGGAGTAGACCCCCTCCAGCCATGCAGGCTCGCCCTCACGGACGGGGCGGTAGGTGGTCGGAACGCTGCCCACCACGGCCAGGAAATAGGAGCCCGTGAACAGCTCGCGGGGCACCGCCCTGGCCGCACTGCTCCACTCGGGATCCGTGAGGGTGCCGTCCTCGGTGAGGCTGTCCGCGAGTGCGGCGCGAAGCTGAGTCGCTGTGTTCACGTGTCGGGGCCCTTCTCCAGTTGGTCGGCGATGGCGAGGGCGATAGCTGCGGTGGTTACGTCCGGCTGCCACGCCCATTGGCCGTTCGGGTTGCACTCAAGGAAGTACCAGTCACCGGAGGCGGTTACGGCGAAATCGAACGCGCCGTAGATCAAACGGAGTTCAGCGAGGTACGTCGCGACCGCACGCGCGACAGACCTCGGCACCTCGACCGACGCGCACGTCATCAGCTCTTGACGGTAACGCCAGTCGAGATCCGGGCTTTCGATGCGGACCCCGAACAGTCGGTCGCCTACGGCGGTCACCCGCACGTCGAAAACCTTGTCCACCTTGGTCTGGAACATGTGGGGGCACACGGACACGGCATCGGTGATCTCGGCTCCGTGCACCTCCCGGACCCAGACGCTGTGCG from Streptomyces formicae includes these protein-coding regions:
- the tgmC gene encoding ATP-grasp peptide maturase system methyltransferase: MNTATQLRAALADSLTEDGTLTDPEWSSAARAVPRELFTGSYFLAVVGSVPTTYRPVREGEPAWLEGVYSDETLITQLDGRIRPDDVTEGTVPGSPSSSSTLPSLVLRMWHQLGAEVGYRVLEIGTGTGYSTALGAHRLGDANLTSIEYDPVVGGAAAAALKVAGFAPRLIIGDGLRGDPDGGQYDRLIATCSVRYIPLPWLHQVRPGGKILVTLSGWSYANALALLDVTGPGQARGRFLPGYTSFMIARPHDRPPRPTLALLPGDERPSQIDPAKLDNWTGGWVAQLAAPSAERMGTGAEQILWDVSTGSQARTVPDANGGWSVVQRGPVRLWDRVERAVQRWQDAGEPHQEEFGITVSAAGQRVWLGTEDGPGWDLPI